One Peribacillus simplex NBRC 15720 = DSM 1321 genomic region harbors:
- a CDS encoding DUF1641 domain-containing protein has translation MSETITQSQTEQLNARQKQLDVLDQLLKPEVQESLNTLVEQLPKLTELVNILTKSYDFAQSVATDDVLKNDTVSAISEIATPVVHSVKGLAANAIEAKDRAEVNNDVIGLFGLLRMMKDPQAQKLFRFAQAFLEVSSERNNQK, from the coding sequence ATGTCAGAAACGATTACCCAATCACAAACTGAACAACTTAATGCCCGCCAAAAACAATTAGATGTACTGGACCAATTATTAAAGCCTGAGGTTCAGGAATCATTGAACACTTTAGTTGAGCAGTTACCAAAACTGACTGAATTAGTGAATATTTTAACAAAGTCTTATGATTTCGCTCAATCGGTTGCGACTGATGATGTTTTGAAAAATGATACGGTCAGCGCCATTTCGGAGATCGCGACACCTGTAGTACATTCAGTAAAAGGGCTTGCGGCTAATGCCATCGAAGCTAAGGATCGTGCTGAAGTGAATAATGATGTGATCGGTCTTTTCGGTCTGTTAAGGATGATGAAAGATCCGCAAGCACAAAAACTTTTCCGTTTCGCCCAAGCTTTTCTTGAGGTCTCTTCAGAACGTAATAACCAAAAATAA
- a CDS encoding DJ-1/PfpI family protein, translating to MKKVLMLLSNGFEAVEASVFTDVLGWNKLEGDGTTDLVTVGLHEQLKCTWNFIVQPELTIDQVNLDDFDALAIPGGFEEAGFYEDAYDQRFLDVIKYFHNKNKIIATICVGSLPLGKSGILDGRKATTYNHPTSKRQGQLKDFGAIVVNEPIVITDNIITSYNPSTAFDVAFTLLEMLTSKENCKHVRELMGFH from the coding sequence ATGAAAAAAGTATTGATGCTGCTATCCAATGGATTCGAAGCGGTTGAAGCAAGTGTGTTTACGGATGTATTGGGCTGGAATAAATTAGAGGGTGATGGTACCACTGATCTGGTTACGGTGGGACTTCATGAACAATTGAAATGCACATGGAATTTCATCGTGCAGCCCGAATTGACTATCGATCAAGTGAACCTTGATGACTTCGATGCTTTGGCCATTCCAGGAGGTTTTGAAGAAGCCGGTTTCTATGAGGATGCCTATGATCAGAGGTTTCTTGATGTGATCAAGTATTTTCATAACAAGAACAAAATCATAGCAACCATTTGTGTAGGTTCTCTCCCATTAGGAAAAAGCGGGATATTGGATGGAAGAAAGGCCACTACGTACAACCATCCAACCAGTAAGAGACAGGGGCAGCTAAAAGATTTTGGTGCGATTGTCGTTAATGAACCGATTGTCATCACGGACAATATCATTACATCCTACAATCCTTCCACAGCATTCGATGTGGCCTTTACGCTCTTGGAAATGCTCACTTCAAAAGAAAATTGTAAACATGTGAGGGAATTGATGGGCTTCCATTAA
- a CDS encoding sugar phosphate isomerase/epimerase family protein, with translation MKVFVCMNSIPLEVLQTLGHLEIIKASAAAGADGIEIRRELLGPDDTLEELGALCRELNLDIYYSAPDFLIGTNHQMNEIGFKRLAREADELGAELLKMPLGNYDFFKTDMFRMNEVLVENLQNRELKITIENDQTLGGGNVNRIAHFLSRTEKLDIPIRLTFDTGNWLYTEEVPMKAAKDLAGYVDYIHLKQVKREKEEWVTEPVSLPLQPDVIELMERFSGTCPRAIEFPVTLENVETYISHMKMERGVSHERA, from the coding sequence ATGAAAGTCTTTGTATGCATGAATTCAATACCACTGGAAGTGCTTCAAACACTCGGACATCTTGAAATTATAAAAGCGTCAGCGGCTGCCGGAGCTGATGGAATCGAAATCAGAAGAGAGCTATTGGGCCCGGATGATACGTTGGAAGAATTGGGTGCCTTATGCAGGGAGCTTAACTTGGACATTTATTATTCCGCTCCTGATTTCCTGATCGGAACAAACCATCAAATGAATGAAATAGGTTTTAAACGTTTGGCAAGGGAAGCGGATGAACTGGGAGCGGAATTGCTGAAGATGCCTCTAGGAAACTACGATTTCTTTAAAACTGATATGTTTCGAATGAATGAGGTCTTGGTGGAAAATCTGCAAAACCGTGAATTAAAAATCACCATCGAGAACGATCAAACGCTGGGCGGTGGAAATGTAAACCGGATCGCTCATTTCCTGAGTCGCACCGAAAAGTTGGATATCCCGATTAGATTGACATTTGATACGGGCAACTGGCTGTATACAGAAGAAGTTCCAATGAAGGCTGCGAAAGATTTAGCGGGATATGTGGACTATATTCATTTGAAGCAAGTGAAGCGCGAGAAAGAGGAATGGGTGACCGAGCCGGTATCTTTGCCGCTGCAGCCTGATGTAATAGAGTTAATGGAACGTTTCAGTGGTACATGCCCGAGAGCGATAGAATTCCCGGTAACCCTGGAAAATGTAGAAACCTATATTTCACACATGAAAATGGAGCGGGGTGTTAGCCATGAGCGAGCTTAA
- the hxlA gene encoding 3-hexulose-6-phosphate synthase has translation MKIQLALDRMNMEEAIEMARSVEASIDWIEVGTSLIKEFGVNSIKEMKNHFPEKKIIADMKTMDNAAYEMDLCFQSGADVATVMGAASDVTIQKCLEKACEYKGQIMIDLLNVSDTRLDQLRIYSQAIFCEHVSKDSQENSGHAMINMRNHAGSMRAAAGGITLSSLPVMIRKGLDVIIIGSAITKAKYPAEAARLIKETVNGEKGVKEV, from the coding sequence TTGAAGATTCAGCTGGCGTTGGATCGCATGAATATGGAGGAAGCCATTGAAATGGCACGAAGCGTGGAAGCCTCGATTGATTGGATTGAGGTGGGGACTTCTCTGATTAAAGAGTTCGGAGTGAACAGCATCAAAGAAATGAAAAATCACTTTCCTGAAAAAAAAATCATTGCCGACATGAAGACGATGGACAATGCGGCTTATGAAATGGATCTTTGCTTTCAAAGCGGGGCTGATGTAGCTACGGTAATGGGGGCTGCATCGGATGTAACCATCCAAAAATGCCTGGAAAAAGCGTGTGAATACAAGGGGCAGATCATGATTGATTTATTGAATGTATCCGATACCCGGCTTGATCAATTACGGATTTACAGTCAGGCAATATTCTGTGAGCATGTAAGCAAGGACAGCCAGGAGAATTCAGGTCATGCCATGATCAATATGAGAAATCATGCTGGGTCCATGAGAGCTGCAGCAGGAGGGATCACTCTTTCGTCCTTGCCTGTTATGATCAGGAAGGGGCTTGATGTCATTATCATTGGCTCGGCGATTACAAAAGCAAAGTATCCAGCAGAAGCTGCCCGTCTAATTAAGGAAACGGTGAATGGGGAGAAAGGTGTGAAGGAAGTTTGA
- a CDS encoding MFS transporter, whose protein sequence is MSQLQVASRKRWMRLIPLVFITYSLAYLDRANYGFGVAGGMGEDLNITAGVSSFLAALFFLGYFFFQVPGAHYAEKKSAKILIFWSLILWGGLATLTGMATSVAWLYPIRFLLGVVESAVMPAMLVFLSHWFLKEERSRANTFLILGNPVTVLWMSILSGYLLKAFDWRWLFIIEGLPAVLWAFIWYKLANDRPKDAKWLTNQEKQDMEATLQKEQAALKPVKNYREAFKSKQVIVLSIQYFMWSIGVYGFVMWLPSIIKQASNMDIVATGWLSSGPYLLAVISMLALSYFSDKTLNRKTFVWTSLLVGAIAFFGSFMLGTSNFWLSYALLVIAGGAMYAPYGPFFAIIPEILPRNVAGGAMALINSMGALGSFVGAYFVGYLNGLTGGPGASYIFMAGSLLISALLTLMVKKPAVTPVKQMEVVSS, encoded by the coding sequence ATGTCTCAATTACAAGTAGCTTCGAGAAAAAGGTGGATGAGATTGATCCCCCTAGTGTTCATCACATACAGTCTTGCATATCTCGACCGTGCCAACTATGGGTTTGGAGTAGCGGGAGGAATGGGGGAAGACCTTAATATCACAGCCGGGGTATCTTCCTTTCTGGCCGCGCTGTTTTTCCTTGGTTATTTCTTCTTTCAAGTTCCAGGTGCACATTATGCAGAAAAGAAAAGTGCCAAGATCCTGATTTTTTGGAGCTTGATTCTCTGGGGAGGACTGGCCACATTGACGGGGATGGCGACAAGTGTGGCATGGCTCTATCCGATTCGCTTCCTGCTTGGTGTTGTTGAAAGCGCTGTTATGCCTGCGATGCTCGTTTTCCTTAGCCACTGGTTCCTAAAAGAAGAACGTTCCCGGGCCAACACCTTTTTGATTCTGGGGAATCCTGTTACTGTATTGTGGATGTCGATCCTTTCCGGCTACCTATTGAAGGCATTCGACTGGAGATGGCTGTTCATCATTGAAGGACTTCCGGCTGTCCTGTGGGCGTTTATCTGGTATAAGCTCGCCAATGACCGTCCCAAAGATGCCAAGTGGCTTACAAATCAGGAAAAGCAAGATATGGAAGCGACCCTCCAGAAAGAACAGGCTGCATTAAAACCTGTAAAAAATTATAGGGAAGCTTTTAAGTCAAAGCAGGTCATCGTGCTCAGTATCCAATACTTCATGTGGAGCATCGGGGTTTATGGGTTCGTCATGTGGCTGCCGTCCATTATTAAACAGGCGTCGAACATGGATATAGTGGCAACGGGCTGGCTTTCATCCGGACCTTATTTGTTAGCGGTCATATCGATGCTGGCACTATCCTATTTTTCGGATAAAACATTAAATCGGAAAACGTTCGTTTGGACATCGCTGCTTGTCGGGGCAATCGCATTCTTCGGGTCCTTCATGCTCGGCACATCGAATTTCTGGCTTTCATATGCCCTGTTGGTCATTGCAGGCGGTGCGATGTATGCCCCGTATGGACCGTTCTTTGCCATCATTCCTGAAATCCTTCCAAGAAATGTGGCTGGCGGAGCAATGGCCCTGATCAATAGCATGGGGGCGCTTGGCTCATTTGTAGGTGCCTATTTCGTCGGATATTTAAACGGATTGACCGGCGGGCCTGGAGCATCCTATATTTTCATGGCGGGATCTTTATTGATTTCAGCGTTACTCACATTGATGGTTAAAAAGCCTGCGGTTACGCCAGTCAAGCAAATGGAGGTGGTTTCGTCTTGA
- a CDS encoding NAD(P)/FAD-dependent oxidoreductase has translation MSKQIIILGAGYAGLLSALSVREYYNKDEVQVTVVNQFSTHQIITELHRLAGGSISEQAVSIPLEKLFKGKDIDLIISKVESFSVDNKEVKLANGSTLSYDALVVALGSQTGFFGIPGLEENSMVLKSVNDANKIYKHIEDRIREYAQTNNEADATIVIGGGGLTGVELIGEIVDHFPKIAKKFGVDFKDLKIKLVEAGPKILPVLPDHLIERAMTSLEARGVEFLTGLPVTGVKGNQIELKDGQTITANTLVWTGGVAALPIVGESGLEVDRGKATVNEFLQSKSHNDVFVVGDSAVAFPPEGGRPYAPTAQNAWQMGELVGYNLYAAFEGKKLEEFSPVNSGTLASLGRKDAVATVGANNTSLKGLPATLMKEASNVRYLTHIKALFSLAY, from the coding sequence ATGTCAAAACAAATCATCATCTTAGGTGCAGGTTACGCAGGATTACTATCTGCCTTATCCGTACGTGAATATTACAATAAAGATGAAGTTCAGGTTACAGTGGTGAATCAATTTTCAACGCACCAAATCATCACCGAATTACACCGTCTTGCAGGCGGATCCATTTCTGAACAAGCCGTTTCCATTCCTTTGGAAAAGCTTTTCAAAGGAAAAGATATCGACCTTATCATTTCCAAAGTGGAGTCTTTCTCAGTCGATAACAAAGAAGTGAAACTTGCCAATGGTTCCACTTTATCTTATGATGCCCTGGTTGTTGCTTTGGGAAGCCAAACAGGATTCTTCGGCATTCCGGGACTTGAGGAAAACAGCATGGTCTTGAAATCCGTAAATGATGCAAACAAGATTTACAAACATATCGAAGATCGCATCCGCGAATATGCACAAACCAATAATGAAGCGGACGCAACCATCGTGATCGGCGGCGGCGGATTGACGGGCGTTGAGTTAATCGGTGAAATCGTGGATCATTTCCCTAAAATCGCTAAAAAGTTCGGAGTGGACTTCAAGGATTTGAAAATCAAGCTTGTTGAAGCTGGTCCAAAAATTCTTCCGGTCCTGCCTGATCACTTAATCGAACGTGCGATGACAAGCTTGGAAGCACGCGGCGTTGAATTCTTGACAGGTCTGCCTGTAACGGGTGTTAAAGGAAATCAAATCGAATTGAAAGACGGACAAACGATAACTGCCAATACGCTTGTTTGGACAGGCGGAGTTGCGGCTCTTCCTATCGTAGGCGAATCAGGCCTTGAAGTGGATCGCGGTAAAGCAACCGTTAATGAGTTCTTGCAATCCAAATCCCATAATGACGTATTCGTTGTCGGGGACAGCGCCGTTGCTTTCCCTCCAGAAGGCGGACGTCCATACGCTCCTACTGCACAAAATGCTTGGCAAATGGGCGAGCTTGTTGGATACAACCTATATGCAGCCTTTGAAGGCAAGAAACTTGAAGAATTTTCACCTGTAAACTCAGGTACACTTGCGAGCCTTGGCCGTAAGGATGCGGTGGCAACCGTTGGGGCCAATAACACGTCCCTTAAAGGTCTGCCGGCTACATTGATGAAAGAAGCAAGTAATGTTCGCTATCTAACACACATCAAAGCCCTATTCAGCCTAGCTTATTAA
- a CDS encoding Lrp/AsnC family transcriptional regulator, whose amino-acid sequence MDRTDKKILSLLENNGRMSMKELAHEVSLTAPATKERVNKLEESGVIKGYKTEISLEKLDRSITAFILFETDRCKDFYQFSLNHPEVLECHRLAGQYSYLIKISTFSMETLEDFVDEAIKYGKSSTHLIFSSASKNVFSGEKM is encoded by the coding sequence ATGGATCGAACGGACAAAAAGATACTTTCCTTGCTGGAGAATAATGGGCGCATGTCCATGAAAGAACTGGCACATGAAGTTTCCTTAACGGCTCCAGCAACGAAAGAACGTGTGAATAAATTAGAGGAAAGCGGAGTGATAAAAGGATATAAAACCGAAATATCACTTGAAAAACTTGATAGGAGCATAACGGCATTCATATTATTCGAAACGGATAGATGCAAAGACTTTTATCAATTTAGCTTGAACCATCCGGAAGTACTGGAATGCCACCGGTTAGCCGGTCAATACAGTTATTTGATTAAAATTAGTACATTTTCCATGGAAACGCTGGAGGACTTCGTTGATGAAGCCATTAAATATGGGAAATCGTCCACCCACCTGATATTTTCTTCTGCATCGAAAAATGTTTTTTCAGGCGAGAAGATGTAA
- a CDS encoding sugar kinase, which produces MSELKVLTMGEAMAMFIADEPGNLEDCFSYKRYVAGAETNVAIGLSRLGVKTAWMSKVGDDSFGRMIMKTLTNEGVDVSNVLVDPLNPTGFQLKSKVEQGDPVVEYFRKNSSASKISLEDFPLEKLPSTQHLHLTGIPPAISSSFRELSWQVLNHMKQKGVTVSFDPNLRPSLWPNEREMISIVNMFAEEADWLLPGMQEGEILTGYSNKEDIASYYLELGVKLVVIKLGEEGAYFATQNERKEVPGFAVTEVVDTVGAGDGFAVGVISALLEGASYEEAVLRGNAIGAKAVMSPGDHEGLPNMEELEHFMKKGVLQSCLNYK; this is translated from the coding sequence ATGAGCGAGCTTAAGGTATTGACGATGGGAGAGGCTATGGCGATGTTCATAGCGGATGAGCCAGGGAATCTTGAAGACTGCTTTAGTTATAAACGTTATGTGGCGGGGGCGGAAACGAATGTAGCGATTGGCCTGTCAAGGTTAGGGGTTAAAACTGCATGGATGAGCAAAGTGGGGGATGATTCGTTCGGGCGCATGATTATGAAAACGCTCACAAATGAGGGGGTGGATGTCTCCAATGTTTTGGTGGATCCACTCAATCCAACTGGGTTCCAGTTAAAATCGAAAGTCGAACAAGGAGATCCGGTCGTTGAGTACTTTAGGAAGAATTCAAGTGCGAGTAAGATTTCCCTGGAGGACTTTCCCCTGGAGAAGCTCCCTTCAACTCAGCACCTGCATTTAACGGGGATACCTCCTGCCATTTCCAGTAGTTTCAGAGAGCTGTCGTGGCAAGTCTTGAATCATATGAAACAAAAGGGTGTAACCGTTTCATTTGATCCAAATCTGCGTCCATCACTCTGGCCGAATGAAAGGGAGATGATCAGCATCGTCAATATGTTTGCGGAAGAGGCGGATTGGCTGCTTCCCGGAATGCAGGAAGGTGAAATTCTTACAGGATACAGCAACAAGGAGGATATCGCCAGTTACTACCTCGAACTCGGCGTTAAGCTTGTGGTGATTAAACTCGGGGAAGAAGGAGCCTACTTTGCGACCCAAAATGAAAGGAAGGAGGTACCTGGTTTTGCCGTAACGGAAGTCGTGGATACCGTAGGGGCAGGAGACGGGTTTGCTGTCGGGGTAATTAGCGCTTTACTGGAAGGGGCATCGTATGAAGAAGCAGTTTTACGCGGAAATGCGATAGGGGCTAAGGCCGTGATGTCTCCCGGAGATCACGAAGGCCTCCCTAATATGGAAGAGCTAGAACACTTTATGAAAAAAGGAGTGCTTCAATCATGTCTCAATTACAAGTAG
- the hxlB gene encoding 6-phospho-3-hexuloisomerase, with protein MKKEIAVILEEMNGVFHKMDGGETDALLKNLRSDTRIFIVGEGRSGFMAKAFAMRLMHLGLNVYAVGETITPSIAKDDLIIAISGSGSTKSVISVAAKGREVGCKVFSITTNDQSDLANVSHEVLVIPAATKNRLEHETKSVQPLSSLFDQCVHVLCDAVCLDYSLTQSISHELTYSKHSNVE; from the coding sequence TTGAAAAAGGAAATTGCGGTTATTTTAGAAGAAATGAACGGTGTATTTCACAAAATGGACGGAGGGGAAACGGATGCGCTCCTAAAAAATTTACGGTCTGACACCAGGATCTTCATCGTGGGTGAAGGCAGATCGGGCTTCATGGCCAAAGCCTTTGCGATGAGATTGATGCACCTTGGCTTAAACGTCTATGCAGTCGGGGAAACGATTACTCCTTCTATTGCAAAAGACGATCTGATCATAGCCATTAGCGGGAGCGGCTCGACCAAAAGTGTGATATCGGTTGCGGCAAAAGGCAGGGAAGTGGGATGCAAGGTGTTTTCGATCACGACTAATGACCAATCGGATTTAGCGAATGTCTCTCATGAGGTCTTGGTGATTCCGGCTGCAACGAAAAATCGCTTGGAACATGAAACGAAAAGCGTCCAGCCGTTAAGTTCATTGTTTGATCAATGTGTACATGTTTTATGTGATGCAGTATGCTTGGACTATTCATTAACCCAGTCCATAAGCCACGAGCTTACTTATTCCAAACATAGTAATGTAGAGTGA